Proteins found in one Mycoplasmopsis gallopavonis genomic segment:
- a CDS encoding MAG1360 family OppF-related protein produces the protein MESKTSLFAIKNIFAKIDNNSGNDFLSIPFIHIIKGEKTAFYINEKNDVLTFNNLLKVLKNDKNASLAFFENFEEGKDREIRVISDKKNISKKIAIFDTMEIINDDDYSVSLFEILENARKTPDSKEIINETNLLFNDFEFTFKNTLYNIINKYSKEIINVNQDKLRTAKIIYKKLQANHIAVDGDYLKSVLEELNELGEEYQNDLFSLYLELFQEIKNNHVKLLENYRFSNTVIQKRLIKNYIRRLNYMKQIKHTSINKVEADLKVRDYQFEIEYYKKHAKAINHRASWLLDYLIRGIIKEMRTLKYKLKLVDRHSFEFFEIYKDYQIKRKVFKLLQSNKNKLLFLSPDKIWKLNGQLNSEIKLFINESFRVKKDDSELFKRRKIKNLIHTQFDFKIDLYLSESKEQQLLIEEKIAHLKNQIQEFSSKHFEQVSSERNITEIHNFEQKIKMAKAELQWLTYRERNLFNSLLKSKEIKIKRLISSVKVAQTEITKLRNQLVYLKKTYPTIFSHYENLYKQLEIFHNFIKRASWMTDFLIQLANFTTSKFSSNQKIIRTYKTIIKFVNYIEIISIPKQNYLIPYNDLKLVDRAKLKLMQFVLAKTELLFVKDNNLINNEVRAEFLRVLFRMSEKYSLNFAFVTSHAGVIKENFDRMHFFNNYTLVEGGLTSEVFANPIHPTVKEIVFEKKYTKLNTRDTNEFIYDDIFLIEDNNHYVYCSLLQLQVWSNQEQGQIDNLSELESHDYDEFNYGNFEDNEFVSVFEGKQFVLTDSVDLETNLEKFNPGSFYKELLANPDEEFTVDENEELAF, from the coding sequence ATGGAAAGTAAAACTAGTCTCTTTGCAATTAAAAATATTTTCGCAAAAATTGATAATAATTCAGGGAATGATTTTTTAAGCATTCCCTTTATTCATATTATTAAAGGTGAGAAAACCGCATTTTATATTAATGAAAAAAATGATGTTTTAACTTTTAATAACCTTTTAAAAGTTCTGAAAAATGATAAAAATGCTTCACTTGCTTTTTTTGAAAACTTTGAAGAAGGTAAAGATCGTGAAATTAGAGTAATTAGCGATAAGAAAAATATTAGTAAGAAAATTGCTATTTTTGACACAATGGAAATTATCAATGACGATGATTATAGTGTTTCTTTATTTGAAATTTTAGAAAATGCACGAAAAACACCAGATTCTAAAGAAATTATTAATGAAACTAACTTACTTTTTAATGATTTTGAATTTACTTTTAAAAATACTTTATACAACATCATTAATAAGTACTCTAAAGAAATTATTAATGTTAATCAGGACAAATTAAGAACCGCAAAAATCATTTATAAAAAATTACAAGCTAATCACATTGCAGTTGACGGGGATTACCTAAAATCAGTGTTAGAAGAATTAAATGAATTAGGTGAGGAATATCAAAATGATCTTTTTAGTTTATATTTAGAACTTTTTCAAGAAATTAAAAATAATCACGTCAAACTTTTAGAGAATTACCGTTTTAGTAATACGGTCATTCAAAAACGCTTAATTAAGAATTATATTCGCCGTTTAAATTACATGAAACAAATTAAGCATACTTCAATTAATAAAGTTGAAGCTGATTTGAAAGTTCGTGATTATCAATTTGAAATTGAATATTATAAAAAACATGCCAAAGCAATTAATCATCGGGCAAGTTGATTACTTGATTACTTAATTCGTGGAATTATCAAAGAAATGAGAACTTTAAAGTACAAATTAAAGTTAGTCGATCGTCATTCGTTTGAATTTTTTGAAATTTATAAAGATTATCAAATTAAGCGTAAAGTTTTTAAATTACTGCAATCAAATAAAAATAAATTACTCTTTTTATCACCTGACAAAATTTGAAAATTAAATGGACAATTAAATTCAGAAATCAAACTTTTTATTAACGAAAGTTTTCGTGTTAAAAAAGATGATTCAGAACTTTTTAAACGCAGAAAAATTAAAAATCTAATTCACACACAATTTGATTTTAAAATTGATTTATATTTAAGTGAGTCAAAAGAGCAACAACTTTTAATTGAAGAAAAAATAGCACATTTAAAGAATCAAATTCAGGAATTTTCAAGTAAGCATTTCGAGCAAGTATCTTCTGAGCGTAACATTACTGAAATTCACAATTTTGAACAAAAAATTAAAATGGCCAAAGCAGAACTTCAATGATTAACTTACCGTGAAAGAAATTTATTTAATAGTTTATTAAAAAGTAAAGAAATCAAAATTAAGCGTTTAATTTCTAGTGTTAAAGTTGCTCAAACAGAAATTACTAAGTTACGCAACCAACTTGTTTATTTAAAAAAGACTTATCCAACAATTTTTAGTCATTATGAAAATTTATACAAGCAATTAGAAATTTTTCATAATTTTATTAAAAGAGCGAGTTGGATGACGGACTTTCTAATTCAACTTGCAAACTTTACAACTTCTAAGTTTTCAAGTAATCAAAAAATCATTCGTACCTATAAAACAATTATTAAATTTGTTAATTACATTGAAATTATTTCAATTCCGAAACAAAACTATTTAATCCCTTATAATGATCTTAAACTAGTGGACCGAGCAAAATTAAAATTAATGCAATTTGTACTTGCTAAAACCGAATTACTTTTTGTTAAAGATAATAATTTAATTAACAATGAAGTACGAGCAGAGTTTTTACGTGTTCTTTTTAGAATGTCTGAAAAATATTCATTAAATTTTGCTTTTGTAACAAGTCATGCCGGAGTTATCAAGGAAAACTTTGATCGAATGCACTTTTTCAATAATTATACATTAGTTGAAGGAGGCTTAACTTCTGAGGTTTTTGCAAATCCAATTCATCCAACTGTTAAGGAAATTGTTTTTGAAAAAAAATATACCAAATTAAATACTCGTGATACTAATGAATTTATTTATGATGATATTTTCTTAATCGAAGATAATAATCACTATGTTTATTGTTCGCTTTTACAATTGCAAGTTTGAAGTAATCAAGAACAAGGTCAAATTGATAATTTATCAGAATTAGAAAGTCACGATTATGACGAATTTAATTATGGTAATTTTGAAGATAATGAATTTGTCAGTGTCTTTGAAGGGAAGCAATTTGTTTTAACTGATTCAGTTGATTTAGAAACAAATTTAGAAAAATTCAACCCAGGTTCATTCTATAAAGAGCTTTTAGCTAATCCTGATGAAGAATTTACAGTTGATGAGAATGAAGAATTAGCTTTTTAA
- the cypl gene encoding ABC transporter thiamine pyrophosphate-binding lipoprotein p37/Cypl, which yields MQTKKNKLIKKLINLASLSTLTIGGAGIVLSSCVDTKKETVAKVKLQLAAPYADADQIKTNLTKYLNDYLKVNKVQAEVELIFRDTDDYLNVKDSLLKGEIDFGFVSSGSAYKYQASMKQNGIKPLIQTTTRQFQGDITNSFYAQADEGNLNSLEQAARSEEELFNSKPRSNWNSEGQLGMNWNGSVYNDFYTNNQVDYQRGLVVVVANEEDTAKIEKAWKAKDLTTFVSFGLGIGKESSGSKYLLPQALFKKHFGSQFISFADLKAKKANILESKLKSMNDPKTANIHIFMENEGFYAWSKVKSDDAYTPNATVRNGQKISFLTLTDPLPYNVGLFSKNVKPEIAKAIANAFAHLTPEQNKWGEQQGFAGYRVIENPDQNYWAKIAKVFAND from the coding sequence ATGCAAACAAAGAAAAATAAACTAATTAAAAAATTAATTAATTTAGCTTCACTTTCAACATTAACTATTGGTGGAGCAGGAATTGTGTTAAGTTCATGTGTTGACACAAAAAAAGAAACAGTTGCAAAAGTCAAATTACAACTTGCAGCTCCTTATGCAGACGCTGATCAAATTAAAACTAATTTAACTAAATATTTAAATGATTATTTAAAAGTGAATAAAGTTCAAGCAGAAGTTGAACTTATTTTTAGAGATACTGATGATTATTTAAATGTTAAAGATAGTTTACTTAAAGGAGAGATTGATTTTGGATTTGTATCTTCAGGTTCAGCTTACAAATATCAAGCAAGTATGAAGCAAAATGGAATTAAACCGTTAATTCAAACTACAACTCGTCAATTTCAAGGGGATATTACAAATAGTTTCTATGCACAAGCTGACGAAGGTAATTTAAATAGTTTAGAACAAGCTGCTCGTAGCGAAGAAGAATTATTTAATTCTAAACCACGTAGCAATTGAAATTCAGAAGGGCAACTAGGTATGAACTGAAATGGTTCAGTTTATAATGATTTTTATACTAATAATCAAGTTGATTACCAAAGAGGATTGGTTGTGGTTGTTGCTAACGAAGAGGATACAGCAAAAATTGAAAAGGCTTGAAAAGCTAAAGATTTAACTACTTTTGTAAGTTTTGGACTTGGAATTGGAAAAGAATCTTCTGGAAGTAAGTATTTATTACCACAAGCTTTATTTAAAAAACACTTTGGTAGTCAATTTATATCTTTTGCAGATTTAAAAGCCAAAAAAGCGAATATTCTAGAATCAAAACTCAAAAGTATGAATGATCCAAAAACAGCAAATATTCACATTTTCATGGAAAATGAAGGATTTTACGCTTGAAGTAAAGTCAAAAGTGATGATGCATATACACCAAATGCAACTGTCAGAAATGGACAAAAAATTTCATTTTTAACTCTGACAGATCCATTACCTTATAATGTTGGTCTTTTTTCAAAAAATGTCAAGCCAGAAATTGCTAAGGCAATTGCTAATGCATTTGCTCATTTAACACCAGAACAAAATAAATGAGGTGAACAACAAGGATTTGCAGGATATCGTGTAATTGAAAATCCCGATCAAAACTACTGAGCTAAAATAGCTAAAGTTTTTGCAAATGATTAA